The Odontesthes bonariensis isolate fOdoBon6 chromosome 19, fOdoBon6.hap1, whole genome shotgun sequence genome includes the window ACATGTAAATTGAGGTGAGGTCTGTTTCAGTAAAGATCCATCCACACTGGAGGAGTCAcctcaaaatgaacaaaaaatttAACGTGTTATCATTcagtttattctctatttttcaCAATTTGTTCAAACCTTTGACTTCAAATCTGCGATGGCTTTCATCCCTTCTCAATCTGTTTTTTCCGAAAGAAAACTCCGCCCTTCTGTCTTTCAAATAgcaaatcatcatcatcaaaaaaaaaagttaagtccGCCTCCCTTAGAAAAAACAATACAATGTAGAAATGAGCCAATTGCAAGCGTTTGGAGGCGGGACTACAGTTGAATGACAGCGATTTGTTGCAATGAGAATGCCTCTTTGTACTTTCAACATATATATAAGACATTTCTGCCGCAGTTTCTTTCTTTGGAATAATGTCGGCAGAATATGTTAACAGGTAGGTGAAATCTTAAGGATTGGTTTAATAACGCGGTTTCGGAGTTGAGGTAATACATTTATGGTAGAATTTGAGTTTTTTCGTGAATAACATTTTGAGGAAGTTGACATTTAGCAGTTCGTCTTGCTGGTTCTGGCCTCGCTTAACGTTTAGGCCTGTTTGCCTGTCGCCCTTCATGAATCAATTGTTTAGGGTGAATTTTAATTTCAGATTCAATCTTTTCGGTTAAAGCGGTATTTGCGCTTCATGAATCAGACTCTGTGTGTTTATTTCAGGTGGCATGAATGATGGCGAACACTGGGCATTACTGAATGAAATGAGCTAGCAGCCGGCTCCTTGAATAGCACGTGAAAGAGCACGGCCTTCAACGGCTCTACATTTTCAGTTGTCTGTCGGGCTCCATCTTGTaggaaaataaaagtatattGAGGTTTCGAGATTAAGGGGCCCGTCTAACGCGTTAGACGCGTCGTAGTTGGTGGTGAAAAGCtgaaagtgtgtgttttttctatcGTTCTCTCGGGCACATGGTCGTAGTCTCCGGCGGGGCGGACGCCAGTGTTAGCGGCGGCCGCTCGATGCTatttcaagtctttttttccctttttttttccccctcgcTCTCTCTCCGCTTGCGTTACCGCTGGAGGAAACGGGTGAATGTGATCCAGTGTCTGCTTCATATGTTTGAACCACAGATGAACGGTGTCTGATTGGCTTTTCTTCTGAAAGGCTCCGTAAAGGCCCAGCAGGCCTGTTCCTTGCAGCTACGCACTAGCAGGCCGCGGCTAGCAGCGGCacattttctctttattctcGCCACCCTAGTGACGCATCAGACGACGTCATAATCCACCACCGCCTTGTCTGTATTGAGTCCAAGAAGAGTCTTAATTTGCAATGTGGTTATTCATTTTCTGTCCTTGTTCGGTTGTTTTCCAGCCCTGTAGAAACGGCCACCTCTAAATGTACAATACGCAAGAGAAATGGCGGATTCGTAAATTTGACTAACATGAATAGCTAAACAGTATAGGTATGAGTAGCATTTAACATGCCTTGTTGGCATTTCGCTGTGGGCTGTAAACTGAAATGTGTTTGAGCTGGTTAATGTGTTTTTGAATGCCTGGTCCTGGAATGCCCGCCGGTCTGCTGATGTGGCATGGACCTCTGTGGCTTCCATGGAATAATAATGACTGCATTGTCTTTCTCAGAGACAATGGCCCTGAGGGCATGGAGCCAGATGGCATCATTGAGGTGAGTACTTTTATGTCATTTAAGCTTTTGTCTCTTGTTTGAGTTCTCCAATAAATGTCTTAGGAAATCTTAGAGGGAGATCACATGCACAAATACCAGGATGATggagaaaataaatgtagaCATTGTAAACTACAttttgtcattattattatcatgctTGGTGAAAATGACTCTTTCCAATAATTAAACTGAAGACTTTCatttctggtaaaaaaaaaataaggaacCAATCAGCATAGTTTTGGAGGATGCTTGGGACATTAGTGCCACCTTGTGGTGTTATTAATGCATTACTGCTGTGAGCAGGTCTTAAACCAGCTGCAGGCAGATGTCCTTCTGCCATGAAACTGATGTGCTGATAATGGTACAGATCTGATATTTTGGGTAGTTTGAAGCTATTCATTTGTCTTTGGTATCAAATGGTGGACTTATTTCCAGTATGTGTATGGAGTTCTAACATTGTGGCAGCCCTGCTTCATGGAACTGCACATCAGGTTTGTTTCACCTGGTTTGGCTGTATAGCAGCAGGCTGTTATCAAAGGGACGCGCTTATGGAAACGGAAAAAGTCAAATCCACCCTTTGCcatattaaagtaaaaaaaaaagtaagaattGAGTTCTTGGAACTTTAATCAACTGACTATGTTAAGAACTTTGACTGTTCATAAGTATAGTTCATATTGTCCAAAGAGTGAAAAGGCTAAAGTGTCATTCGTATGTCGGTTGTACTGCACGATCACTATATTGTGGCATCTGAATTACTGTTGGCCTCTTGTCATTTACCCCTTTAGAGCAACTGGAGCCAGATCGTGGACAGTTTTGATGAGATGAACTTGCGTGAGACTCTGCTCAGGGGAATTTATGCCTATGGATTTGAGAAGCCATCTGCTATCCAGCAAAGGGCCATTATGCCTTGTATCAAGGGTAAGTGAGATCGCTAAGATCCTAAATATGATCAAGGACACTGGTAGAAAGTATCCACAGAACCCTTGCATGCACAGTAAGAACATGCAGAGTCTATACAGAACCCAGCTGAGATTGGAACCAGAACCTTCCTGCTGTGTGGAGGCGGAGCTAACCACCACAGCATCGTGCAGTCACGTGTTCATCTAAAGTCTTCATTATATCCACATATCCCTTATAAACTATGTATTACTGCAGCCTTGTTCTCCACAAACCGCTGGAACTGAAGGTCAGGAAGAACATGATGGTGTGAGGAAGGCTAGACAACTGCAGCATTTTTCTCAAATGAGAACTGATTAAATCTAAAGCTTGTGGTCTTATAATGGCCAGGgggaggatgtttttttttcttcctgaatGGACTTTCTGGGTTGCCATCAAGTATTGTAAATCTGACAAGTTGGCTGATCTGTACCCTGAGTTGCAGTGGTGGCTTTTTAGCCTTTATTCATGTAGGCAACTGTCTATCAGCATTACTGTTGAACATCAATGCTTATGTACCATCCTGTTACTGGAGTGTGTCCACTAGGGGCACACTAGCATCTATACTGCATCTACTGGCCACCTCCATATTTTATCCTGCAGAGGACTTtagtatatgtgtgtatatatatatatatatatatatataaaaaaaaaaaaaaattttaagatTGTGTGCACTTCTGATGCAGAAACTTGAAGacgttattaaaaaaaatatatattcttgGCCTGAAGTGTCTACTGCTCTACATAATGGACACTCATCATGGCCTTATCGCTTCCTCCAAATATGACCATACTCTGCTTAAGATGATATGAAAATGCTTTTTGGATTGCAGTTTGTTCTGAGTAATTTTCTCCAGttaattttaaaatattatgctTTCATACATTACAGCTGAGGTTGTCTGGGTAAGACCTTACATCTACTCAGGCAGTTTCAACTAAGTTTAGATCATATCTGTATTCTGATTGTTAATTTTCTCCTCTTGCCCTTTGTAAGGTTACGATGTGATTGCTCAGGCCCAGTCTGGCACTGGGAAGACCGCCACTTTTGCCATTTCCATTCTTCAGCAGATTGATGTGGAGCTGAAAGGCACTCAGGCACTGGTCCTGGCTCCCACCAGGGAGTTGGCTCAGCAGGTAGGATCCTACTGCAACAAGACATGACTGGGTTGAGTTGAAATCTTCTGTCAAGGGTCTGGCTAAAGTTCCTTCTGATCGGTGGCAATCCTATTGGGTGACAGTTAAGGCAATGATGCACAATATGAACACTGCACAAGCTAGAACATGCCAAGGACTTTTAAGGTTTTTGGAGCCATGAAGACTAGCTTTGCTGTCTGTTTGCCATATTTGACTGTACAGCACAGTGAACATTAGTTTTCTTAATTAGAAATATTAAGGTTTGCACATGTGACAGAAGTGACTCATGCAGATCATCTAATATTTCTCACGTTGGCTAACAAGTTAAAGCTTCTGCTGCGATGGCAGTTCAGCCACACGGAGTGAACCCAGCCTTGGAAGGAAccttgtgttttttgtatgtgtgtgggcTAAATGGTGCTCTGTGTTCAAATGGGTGCTAAACATGTTGAAACTGGTTTAAAATGCAAGTTTTCATTTGGTCAAACTATTAAACAGCCTGTCCTGCCTAATTGAATACATACACAAAGCAAGTAATACTGCTGGATTTCTGTCTTTGCTTCAGATCCAGAAAGTGGTGCTGGCCCTTGGTGACTACATGGGAGCAAGTTGCTATGCCTGTATTGGAGGTACCAACATCCGCAGTGAAGTCCAGAAGCTGCAGGCTGAAGCCCCTCACATAGTGGTGGGAACTCCAGGTCGAGTCTTTGACATGTTGACTCGTAAAAACCTCGGTAAGTTCTCCACTGATGTCTAATGCTGAGTTATCACCAGTCCAATGTCCACCCAATAACAGGGTGGAAGACCTATTATTTGAGCACCAGCTACCATTGAAATCTGATAAACTAAAGGGCCACAATAATGCAAGGGTCAAGGTTTCCCAGCAGCACTTTCTGATAGTGGCCAGTGTAGAGGACACGATCGGTCTCTTCCTACTGATTTGTGGCTGCAGGTCGAAGTGTCTGTTGTATAATGATGAAACCCATGCGTGTCAGCTGACTCTGTgaacccctggtgtgcggttacTCTGGGAAGTGTTCTGCTGGCCAGAGTTTTCTGAACATCAGGGATCCAGAGACATGATCATACCCCCATGGATCTGAGTACAGCACTGAGACTTCAGTACACAAGCTATTTAAGAGCAGGTTGCAGGAAAAGTGAAGTTAATTGGTTTCAAtggaatgaaaaatgtaaaagcaCCTGATGGCACAGAGTACTCAGCTGTTTGTAGCCTCCTGCCCCGAGTGTGCACAGACTGAGTCGAGGAAAAGAAGCATCACAGCTGTACTTTAAATGCATTTTGATTAGCTAAGTGAGAAAAATGACAATGCAAGTCCCCAAGGTAAGCCTGGGAATGGAATGGAATTTAAAAGGGAACCTCTGACTGAATAGCTGTGAAATGGCGTTATGTTTGGGTGATGTTGGTCTCAGGATGGAACACAGTAAGACTTAAAGTGGAATtcaccctttaaacaacatcgtgcccaatcactatatttgaccataatataatagtgaattgtgctgccactgggtattatgtcttcatattaaatataaaacctttgcattttttagaaatggtgatttgacgcgtcatgaaatcaccggaagaaaaaataacaaactacaacaattctaataggagggtttcacttgacgtcacttccgtatttttctaagcgcgcgaacccaggtggtgggcaacctgagctggatcccattgaaaacactgtgttttgtctgccactttttgcccaaaatgcctcagttttgtgccgtttttggatgttgcaatcggtctaaccgagagaagggaaagggttactatcgagtacctaaggtaatcgcccatagaggtgagaaatggaaaaaactcacagaacaacgccgcaaaaagtggatagttaacctacgtttacagactggaggagctgaatctgcaaatgctcgtgtctgcggtgaccacttcgtcaaaggtatgtgcgaaatctaactgttttgtagtagtgcagtaaagtattatgttgttaaatgccaatcaacagtaatgtaatacgggctccgtttgggctttgttttgaaggctgccccagcgcgttgttagctactgtcagtggactgggctctgacggtcaagctgggttacccaaACACAAAGCTAAGACACCGCCATcagtgtttcatgcgatctctgagagtggttgatctaaacaaaacaaatttgtcacaatcttcacgtttcagtagtatccacgaagtgcttaagtgctaacagggcacattagctcccaagttcttgacaacagaatcgctcgctctctctctgccttttgCATTAGGCTAGCGACGCCACGTTCCAGGATATTACTTGGTTGTTATAGCAGCTAGAACTACGTGCATGAAGTAGAACTATAACTAATTAgaattgttgtagtttgttattttttcttccggtgatttcatgacgcgtcaaatcaccatttctaaaaaatgcaaaggttttatatttaatatgaagacatactacccagtggcagcacaattcactattatattatggtcaaatatagtgattgggcacgatgttgtttaaagggtgaATTCCACTTTAAGAATGAGATGGATTTGGAACAATTCATGAAGAGgcaggaagtttttttttttttttttttttttgttttgttttgtgtatatACTTATTTGCAATGATTACTAAAACAGGTGTTTGAGGTTGGGACGACACTTCAAATCCTAGTTGAGTGTCTGCCCCACTCTCTCAAAAAGATTACAAAACATCCTAATGTGTTATTGATTATTTTGCAGCTTCCAAGAACATCAAAATGTTTGTGCTTGACGAGGCTGATGAGATGCTGAGTCGGGGTTTCAAGGACCAGATCTATGAGATCTTCCAGAAGCTAGCCAGCAGCACGCAGGTAAGGTGGAATGCTTCTGACTGAGACTGAGTACATTTTCAGGGAAAGATGGGCCTATTTTAATTGgctttattattatattttgtgCTCGTGTTGATTAGGAAGTCATGGAACAGATAAATTGGTGGCAGAAAGAAATAAATGGTATCTTTAGCACACAGCACTGAGTGCTTGGTTCACATTTCAGGTTTGTGTGTGGGGACCCAACACATGCAGTACTGGTGTAAAACCAGCAGAGTGTGTAGACATGGCTGACCATTTTGCCTCCAGGCAAAAATTAACTGAAGGGGGGTTGCTGAACTCTGGCAAGTCTAATGGCGCCATGTTCTGTGcatgtacttttgaagtaacaGAAGAGGCCCGTGACTCTTCCAGGAGCAAAGGTTCTCCATTTGTTCAACATGTGAGAAAATCATTGCTCTGTTTGAAAATGTTCCTCTATAGTGTTGGATGGGGGGGTCCTACAGTAGGTTTTAAAAGGGGAACCCGTAAAGAACAGCAGTGAGCTGCACCCACCCACTGTTGCTGTGCTCAGGAGAAGACTCTTGGTGAAATCAAGCTTAAAGCTGCCGGTAATACTGCCACAGTTGGGCCCTTCTGAGGCTAACCTGTTTAGGACAGAATGTTGGTACGATGAAAGAGAAACTGTGAGCCTTCAAACTCTTCCCAAAAGTTGAGAGATTTTACAGCAACATATGTACTGTTGCACACTTTAAGACGCATTTGTGGGAAGAATGGGACAAAATAACAGTTGAAACTCTTCATCACTCGGTATTAAGACTGGACAATATGCTGCTAAAACTGCACCTCGCATGAAATTAGTCTCAACATTTTGCAATGAGATCCAGCATTAAGTATGACGGAACCTGCACCGTCACACCTGAAGGCGGCGGCGCACCGCCTGTGTGACAGGTGCATTTTGCAGTTGGCAGACCCAGGAGCCCGGCTAAAGTAAAGCAGCGTTGTAGATGTATTTCACAAAAGTATTGAATTCCTAGTAAAGGTATCCTCAACTTTTTCCCCGTTAGCAGTCGGCACGTTTACATGACACTAGAATAAAACAGTTAttgtctgtttggttttggttgGACTAAGTTTGCTAAAGTCAGCAGCTCATGATGTTGCTGATGAATGGGAGCTAAATGCACTGGCTGCTTCACAGGACAACTGTCTATCTGCATACATATGGTTGGATTTTTGTTGCCTGAAGATGCAATGGAAAATTGCCCTTCTTGGTACTGGAAGTGTCAGATTTTCTCCAGTGAGTGAAAAATGTAAACCTGCAGCTACCCTGGCCTGGGGTAGTTGTAACGGGTAGAAGTCATCAGACTTTAAATGAAACGTGTGAttaatttttgttttgcacAGTGTCTGAGAAGGGTTGAGGTCTGAAGAtcacaatagcccctttcacactgaggaataacccgcgaatttagcgtgtccacTGTCGCattcacactgacgacccggggCTGCCGTGTCGACTCGCCTTTCCACCCGcatcggaccctagtctttttgccgagtttggtgtgaaggCAATTGATACGGGTCGGACGTGGACGTGAGGattttaaaattcaattcaagTTCATTGTCAATTCTGCATATGTACCGGACATACAAGGATTGAAATTACGTTACTCTCCTACCAAGGCTGCAGCTAAAAAGAGACATTTATACAAACACTAAGAACATctaagctaaataaataaaataagaaaagacaCACATAAGACAATATGGACAGTGCATTCCTCCCATGGAGGAATAAGGAGGTAGTATATGGAGGTTATAACAGATAGAAAATATAGCAATAATACCAGTATAAAATTTTGTGGATTAAGGTGCAAGAAATTTGTAAAATAGCATAAGGCTGGCTAAAGTGGTCAATGCATAACTATGCTAAAAATAAGTCTTAAATGGGTGGTGGGTACTAATAGGGGTAttatatgggggggggggggggggggtagagcAGAGCAGGAAGTGAGTTCAGATTCCATACAGccagaaggacaaaagagtccCTCAGTCTGCTTGTCCTCGCTTTGAGGCTCCGGAGTCTCCGTCCAGACGGCAGCAGGCTGAAGAGGCCGTGTAGAGGGTGGGTCGGGTCACCCACCAGGCAGAGTGCTTTCCGCGTGAGGCGAAGGTAGAATAAATCCgggagggaggggagaggggTGCCAACGATCTTCTCGGCTGTCCTCACGATGCGCTGGAGGGTCCTGCGGCAGGAAGCTGTGCAGGCTCCATACCACACTGAAAGCATCCTGACCAGCTGTTTTACAATGGCTCCCCTGTAAAACGTGCTCATTATGGGGGTGGGGGCTCCAGCTCTTCTTAGCTTGCGGAGAAAGTAGAGCAGTTGGTTAGCCTTCCTGGCCAGAGATGCTGTGTTGATGGTCCAGGATAGATCCTCAGTGACGTGCACACCCAGGAACTTGGTGCTGCTTACCCTCTTCACAGCAACTCCATGGATGGATAGAGGAGCATGCTGAGTGTGGgttctcctgaagtccaccacaaTCTCCTTGATCTTCTCTGCATtcagagatatttttttttttttttttattatttttttttttttttatgcaccaAGAGGCCAGGCAGCTCCCCTCGCTTCTGTAGAGAGACTCATCATTATTGCTGATGAGACCCACCACAGtcgtgtcatctgcaaacttgaTAAAGAGGTTGGAGGTGTATGAAGAAGTGCAGTCATGAGTCAGTAGAgtaaagacagaatggacagctgattcagaacaacagcgacaggtgaggacaagtttcactctgttttacatcaagttcgagacatttttgaagatggccaactggggagacaaggtggtccgcgagctcctcagcctccgagcagaggacgttatttactgccacatgtcggggacggtgaaagatggacctctgctggaagggctggcgagaaagatgggagagcgtggtttcccacgcagcaaggcgcaggtgaccaacaaactaaaggccatgaggaaaaagttccatgcggttaatgaccacaacggcaggagtggcagagggcgattggactggccatattttgacatgtgccacgccatctggggaggaagccactctgtatttaaccctacctccaacgcatggcttgtgcctacgtcattgtacacgcccagcattttgtgtgtttcgtgtgacgctctgccactaggcaacgccccctgaactcggcttcaggtgacacgggtcaccaacatgccaagcgttcacattgctcgacgcgggtctcagtgtgaaaggggctaatgtttCAACCTCAGGACTAATCCTCAGAACAGATTGTGGGTAGAGGTGCATCACAGGATGTAGCCGCTTTGATTGGACTTTAAAAATGGACCCAAAAATCCCAACGTTGCACATGTCTCTAACACGCTGTTCGCTTGTACATTTCCAACTGTCAGACATATGGTCTGCCAATGGTAACGGGTCATTGAATTTGAGCTTCAAAACAaagttcacttttttttttttttttttttctcttaaggtTGTCCTACTGTCTGCCACCATGCCAGCTGATGTGTTGGAGGTCACAAAGAAGTTTATGCGGGAACCTGTTCGAATCCTTGTAAAGAAGGAGGAGCTGACCCTCGAGGGCATCCGTCAGTTCTACATCAATGTGGAAAAAGAGGTGACACCTTTAAGCTGAGCTCTATTTTGATTGATCTTTCTGCtactttgaaaaaaatcaatgaaaTGATTTAAAGTTTGTTAGATGACACTCACCAAAACAACAAGGCCCCCTAACTAGCACTGTGACAAGTCATCAATTCAATGAGCCAGTagcatttattcaaaatgaaaacaatttCTAAGATGCACTTTTATTTAGACTATTTTATTTTGAACGTCATCTTTGACTGAACTCGCACACCTCCAGGCTAAAGTGGAAGGGAAAAAGCATCGTCTTTCCTCTGGAAACATTTGAGAAAAGACTTCGTGTCCACTGACGAGTCGTGCTGTGGAAGCAATGCCGCTTCAAGATGAGATGCATTAACTCCAGAGATGTATGCAGAGCGTTTCCTCTGCAGACATCACCAACAAGAACAGGCCATCGACGCTGGTCGGGACCACTTTTTCTCCTTAAATTAAAGTATTACTGCTGCAGTTTAATTTCCAAAGACTGGAGGCATTAGTGTTGATTATGGAGGCTGTTGTGAGCTACTACATACCCTGAGCTTGTTTCTCAGtagtttttaaagaaaagaaacgcTTCTAGAAACATTTAAAGATCTCTGAAAGTGAAGTTCTGATGCAAGCAGGGAGCTGTACTGCATATgcacttaaaggagaactgcggtattttcaacattaagcctcttttctgagtcgtctgcaatgttttagaacccccctcaccgcttttttgatgtttactgctgtctccggtatttgcctaattttgattcttctcaacctgcttcagaacggcaagtcatgtgcatgtccaaaaaggtccgtaaaagcaccataaacgtccgttttcaaaataatcaactcaccggagtggttactggtgtgcactggtaatccatatcaaatttcgtggcaaagttgcttctgtcgtgttttatttgacattttgtactggatgttcgttgataatactccgccaccgctaagaaaatagtgcgagcatgaacgagctgccaaataaaacacgacagaagcaacttttcgcaacgaaatttgatacagacaaaacaattatcttctctagaaaaactgcgttcaagtatttaaaacattacaacaatacatgcccagtaatattgttatgttttaaatacttgaacgtggaaggtttagaatttgccccttggccaccacgtatttggctagcatgacaggctacGCAAACAGCGCAAGCGCAACCTCTAGCCATGGGATTGTGCTTCAAATGCcctggagttcccctttaatgttaTAAGATTTGATGCTGAACAATGTAGAATATGTTTGCTTTAATATGAATGGAAGTGATGGTGTTAAATCAGCATGTGAGATGGTATCTGCTGAAATGGTGTTGTGGCAGACTGAGGTTGGCATACATGGAATGTTTGTGGCTGCAGGTCGAAGTGTCTGTTGTATAATGATGAAACCCATGCGTGTCAGCTGACTCTGTgaacccctggtgtgcggttacTCTGGGAAGTGTTCTGCTGGCCAGAGTTTTCTGAACATCAGGGATCCAGAGACATGATCATACCCCCATGGATCTGAGTACAGCACTGAGACTTCAGTACACAAGCTATTTAAGAGCAGGTTGCAGGAAAAGTGAAGTTAATTGGTTTCAAtggaatgaaaaatgtaaaagcaCCTG containing:
- the eif4a1a gene encoding eukaryotic translation initiation factor 4A1A codes for the protein MSAEYVNRDNGPEGMEPDGIIESNWSQIVDSFDEMNLRETLLRGIYAYGFEKPSAIQQRAIMPCIKGYDVIAQAQSGTGKTATFAISILQQIDVELKGTQALVLAPTRELAQQIQKVVLALGDYMGASCYACIGGTNIRSEVQKLQAEAPHIVVGTPGRVFDMLTRKNLASKNIKMFVLDEADEMLSRGFKDQIYEIFQKLASSTQVVLLSATMPADVLEVTKKFMREPVRILVKKEELTLEGIRQFYINVEKEEWKLDTLCDLYETLTITQAVIFINTRRKVDWLTEKMHARDFTVSALHGDMDQKERDLIMREFRSGSSRVLITTDLLARGIDVQQVSLVINYDLPTNRENYIHRIGRGGRFGRKGVAINMVTEDDKRTLRDIETFYNTTVEEMPMNVADLI